The Thermovibrio guaymasensis genomic interval TGAAGGTTCAAATCTCCTTCATAAACTATAGAAGATGAACTGAGAAGGCCTTTCTCGTCAATTTTAACAGTTCCAGAAAAAGGAACCCCCAACTTTATTACTTTTTTATCACTTGGATCATCCAAGTTAATAACTATTAGTTCTTTATCGGAAGCAACAACCTTAAGTCTTAACTTTTGGCTGAAAGCTCTCATTCTCTGATACTCAATCTCAGAGTATACTCTTTTAGTAGCACTCTCAACCTTAATCTTTTTTTGCCACTTCGTATAACTGGAATACCCTAAAGTAAGCAAAACAGTCATTATAACTATGACAATAATTAACTCAAACAGAGTAAAAGCTTTTCTCAAGTTACCTCTCCAACCAAAGAAGTAATTTACCTGAAAGACCTTTCCCCGGTTTGATAAAAGGAGGGGCAGTTTCTGGAGCAATTCCAGTAAACCAGGCAGTTGCTCTAGCCCCCTCCTCCGACAAGATAGATGAAACATTGCTACTCGAAGGATTACCCGTCCATTTAATTGAAATCTCTTGAATATTGGCACCTGAAAGCTGAAGGAGAACGGTCCCTATAAAAGAATCTACTTTAAAGTTTTTACACTCCTGAGTTACACTGCCTCCAGTTGCACAGTTGAGAAGCCACATTCTTGAACGCCCACCGAAACCACAAACGTCAGAAGTAGGCTCAATAGTGGTAAACATAACGACGTTTAAGTTTGTCTCAGTTGGATCCGTAATTACCCTCTCTGCTAGGTATCCTACATCACCAGTATTTAGGTTAACGTACCAACCTACTCTATTTCCTGAATTAAGCTTAGTACAAACGTTATCAGAGTTAGATGAATTTGTAGCATTTACAACATCAGTTACAACTGTACAGCCAGTAGCATTACAGTTAAGAGGTAAACCAAAGAACCTCTCAATTCCTGAACTTTCCTCTGTCTTATAAAACCACTTTCCCGTTCCAAAATAAAGATATGGTTTCTCAAAGCACTCATTTACAACTACTTTAGCAGTAATCGGCCCTAAAGTAAAATAGGCATTTTTAGAAACATCCTTAACTGAATCTATTATAGTGACAGTCCAGTTAGAGGGAACACTATCCCTAGTGTCAAGAATGGCTAAACCACCAACCCACGAGCCTGAGAAATTCCTTGAAAAACCTATAAAGAGATAATCGGTATCTCCGTCACCGTTAAAATCGTAGCCCTCTTTGAAAAGTCGCCCTCCAAAAGAACCGTACTCGCCAGAAGGAATTTCTGCTTCAAGTTTACCTGTGAGGAGGTTAACAACAAAAAACCTAAGTTCCTTACACGAATCGCCCTTATAGGTTGTAGGGCCACTTGCAAAAACTAGGTAATAATTAGACCCTTTCTTAACGATACTGGGACCACTATAGGTAAAACCGAGGTTAGAATCGGTAAATTCCCAAAGTAACTTAGGATTCTCAGGGTCAGTAACGTCAAGGGCAAAATAAGAAGAGTAGCCGATTCCTGAAGAGTCATTAGGAGGACTTACACAGTTATCCATAGAGCAACCAGAAGTTGAACAATCAACTCCTCCTCCTAACCTCATTCCACCTATGAGAATTACCCTGTCCGAAACCCCATCTCCATTTTCATCAAGTTTATAGCTGAAAGGTCTTAAATCAACGTAGTAAATATGACAGTAATCCGGATTTGCAAGATACCTAAGATAGGAAAGAACGCTTTTGGGAATAAAAGCCCAAAGTTCATGCCCTAATGTATCATAGGTTGTTTCCGTTGAAGAGTCCTGAAGCCTCAAAGGTGTAGCGCTATTTGCAAGTTTCTTAACGTAACCGACCTTAAAGGCGTGAAGCATACCGTCGTTAGCCCCAACGAAGACTACGTCGTAATTTTCATAATGAACAACTGTTGGAGAGGAATAAACAATATCTCCTAGCTTCCAGACATTTCCAGAATCATCAAATCTCCTATCTCTACAGCCGTCAATATGTTTACCCCTAACGTACTCAATTAAGCTGTCTACACTTTCCCTAAGACAAGAAGGAAAATTGTAAGTTGAACCAAGATAAGAACTAAACTCATACTCATGAGCCCTATTAAAAGGAATAAGCCTCTCCCCATCAGTAGTAAAGATAACTCTACTGTCTGCAGATGTAAAAGCAAGAATTTCTCCTCCTTCCCACAGAGGGGTTGTATCATCAAAAGAGCTATAGGAGGCTACAAGAGTATCGGGTTCACCACTTGGTTTACTAGAATAGGCTTTAATGATCAAAGTTCCAGTATCTTCATCAAGATACCAATCAAGAATTCTATCTTCAAGAATCTCAAGGACTTTATCTGCTTTTGTATCCTCTCTTACATTCTGGCTTTTCTTCGTATTGAGAAACCACCACGTGTAGAGATACCCTATCCACTTAAGGTTATGAACACCAAAACTCTTCTTGTGGTAAAAGACAGATTGATAAAGAACAGTACCCCTTTTAGCTTTCTCAGGAAGAATGGAAGCTGAGGTTCCTGAAGCCCTTTTTATAATTTCTTCTATAACTTCCTCTATTGCCTGTTCTATTTTATAACCATCTTGGGCCTCATAATAGTTATCAGGAATACCGTCACCGTTTTTATCCCACTCTGCCCGCTCATCCGGAATACTGTTACCGTTAAAATCATCAAATCCGCCGTACTTTGCGGCTTTTTGAAGGAGCTCTCTTCCTACGGGTGATTCGTCAAAAACAAAAACGTCATACAGAGTAAGATTTTGCATTCCTTTAAAGTCTTCTCTTAAATCAGAAACGTGGGAATAGTAAGCTACTCCCTCAAGATAGTAAGTACCATCTCCCCAATTTGCTCTTCTACAGTACTGAGAGGAATAACCTTCATTTGAGGCAATTTTATCCATCCACTCTTTAATATTAAACTTGGAATCTCTTACTGTTCCTCTACCAAAACAAGTTCCTGGTAAATTCATATCTTTGGTAGATTCCCCATCAGTAATCAGAATAACAAAGTTTTTCTGACACCGATACTGAATTGGATCATTATCAGAGTAGTCTTCACGGTTGTAGGCAGAAACTTCAGCCTCAAAGTAACGAATAGCCTCATAGTAAGTCTCTGCAAGGGGAGTCCAAGTCCTTGGTCTTACACTTTGAATTACCTTAATTAATTTATTGTCTTCTCCAAGGCCATTAATATAATAAATTATACGTCCCCCATCCCTACCCCAATAGCCATCTTCATAACGATTACCATACTTATTGAAAACCATAACTCCATACCTAACTTTCGTCCAAGTTTTTTGAATTACACCTTCTGGCTTTTTATTAACAAAAACCCTTAGGCGATAATACCTACTAGTATGACTAACCGTATCATAAACTCTCATAGAATAAATCCTTCCCCCCCACCACCAATGAGAAGGATAAAAATAGTACCTATACCTACCCCAACTTCTCCTCAAGTCTCTATCAGGATCATCAATCAAATTCAACATGTACCCTGAACCATAAGAAGTATAATCGCCTCCAACCAAAACTTTCTTTGCTACATCAATTCTCCTCATAGTAAGCCAATTGAGAAAATTGCCGCTCCAGCTACCGCTGGAGGATTCATAAAAATACCCATCACGCCAATTCCTTTTATAGGCATAAGCATACTTCTTATCAGGATCAAAATAACCGTAATATCTGCGGTTAGGATCATAACTATCCTTATAAGCAAACTCGTACATACTCCCTGAGTTATCAAGAATTATTAATACGTTAGGAGGAACTGACACATATGCAAAAGGAGGAATTGAACAGTAACTTTTCATATCTGCCTTTGTAGCATTAGGGAAAATTAGAAACATCACAATTAGTTGTAAAACTATAAAAAGTACCTTCCTCATTGCGGAACCCTTTTAAGCTTTATTTCTTTTAAAAACTTACCTTTAACCTTAAAAAGAATGATGCATCCAGGTCTTAGAAAAGTTTTCTTTTTGTTGCCTTTCATAGAGGGTGAAAGATAAAAAACTTCTTTCTTTCCATCCTTTGTAGCAATGACAACTTCCTTTCCTGTAATAGATAAAACCATTCCCTCAAGAACTTTAGCATCAGCATAAGTTAAGAATGAAAAGAGCACTAGTAGGAAACTGATAACAAATAACTTTTTCTTCACGTTCCCTCCATCATCGATATCTACAAAATAATCTCATTTTTAGTTTTACCATAAGTTCCTCTTTCTGGGAAAACTTCCATCCTCCAGGTTAATCTATCAGTCAGAACTATATAGCTTAAGCGTTAGGCTTGAAAGGAACACAGGATATAACACGGCAAATAACGGATATCTAAACTTAAAGAGAAAAGTCTTCGCCTAAGTATATCCTTTTAACTATTTCTTGATTTGCTACCTTTTCAGGACTACCAGAAGCTACCACTCTTCCGTGAGCTATTATGTAAACTTTATCTACTATTCTCAGAGTCTCTCTAACGTTGTGATCGGTTATGAGAATCCCTATGTCCATCTCTTTAAGTTCTTTGATGAGTCCTTGAATATCTGCAACAGCTATAGGATCTATACCTGCAAAGGGCTCATCAAGAAGGAGAAACTTAGGGTTTATGGTCAGAGCTCTAGCTATCTCCAACCTCCTCCTCTCACCACCAGAGAGGGAAGCAGCCTTTTGTTTCCTCAAGGCGTAGATGTTAAACCTATTAAGAAGCCAGTTCGTCCTCTCTTCAATTTCCTTCTCTGAATAATCGTACATCTCAAGGATAGCCCTTATGTTCTCTTCAACCGTTAGTTTCCTGAAAATTGAAGGTTCTTGAGGGAGGTAAGAAATCCCTTTTCTGGCCCTTACGTAGGTAGGGTCGTTTGTAATCTCTTCCTCACCAATAAAAACCTTACCTCCATCAGCCTTTACGAGCCCAACTATACAGTAAAATGTAGTTGTTTTACCTGCACCGTTTGGGCCAAGAAGACCCACAACCTCTCCCTCAAAAACCTCAACACTAACGTTGTCAACTACTTTTCTCCTTCCGTAAACCTTTGTAATACCTTCAGCCTTTAAAAGGTTAAGGTCTCTTACTTTCTCCACCTTTCTCCTCAGGGAAGATTACGGTTTTAACTCTCCTCTTCTGACCAACTACCTCTACCCTTCCGCTCTTATAGGCAACAATTCTGTCTCCAACGAGAATGTTTTTCCCCTGCTTAAGCTTGGCGTTACCAATAAGAACTGCTTTCTCCTGAGCTGGGTAGTAAACCAACTGGTCACACCACCCCTCTCCCTTTTCACTCTTTATATGAATGTTTCCCATGACTACTATCTTCTTAATCTCCTTCCCGTCCTTTGTAAAGTAAATTATTAACTTATCTCCGTTAAGAATCGTCTTACCGTGTTGGGCTACAACGTTCCCTACATAAACTGCCCTCTTTTGGACATCGTTATAAGTTAGTTTCTGGGCCTCTATAACTACCGGAAGTTTTGGCTTTCCTCTTTGAGCAAAAGAGGGATTAAAGCAGGTAAATACAAGAAGAAGTACGATTATCAATCTCTTCATCTTACTCCCCATCTATCAAAGTTCTTACGTCCTGCGAGATTATAACCTCTCTCTCTTTAAACTTTAGAGTACAGTTCTTCCCAGTGGTTGTAGAACTTCTAATCTTTATAAAACAGCCCGAATTGGTAGTAAAGAACTCCCTACCTACAAAGTAAGTACCTTCCTGAGAAGCTCCAAAGAGCTGACCGCTTTTTAGCTTGACTTTCACTACCCTTAACTCTCCTTTTTCCCTATCAAAGAGGGCCCTTTCAGCCTCAATCACTATAGGCGGATCCCTGAAAACCTTCAAAACCGGAGATTGAAGCTCAATCAAGTTCCTCTCCTTAAAAACCGCCAAAGGGGACTTTAAAACCCACTTCTCCTCACCTGTAGAGTTTAATACAAAGTTCTCTACAGTCTGCCTTTGGTGAACTTTTACTGAAATCTTCTTTGGAGGACCCTCTCTCCTTGAGAGGAAAATAACCAGAGGAACGAGAGAAAGAGCAACCAAGACCAAAGCAACTTTATAAAAGAAGCTTCTATTCATTCCTCTTCTCTGTTCAACAGGTAGTCAATAAACTCCCTTACGGCTCCCTTTCCTCCCTCCTTACGGGAGACAAAGTCAACAATCACCTTAACCTGAGGAACTGCATCTGCTGGAGCTCCAGAAATTCCAACCTTCTTTAAAATGGGGATATCGGGAAGATCATCCCCCATGGCAGCAACCTCTGAATCACTTAAAGAGTACTTCTTCTTTAAATGTAGGTAAATTTCCTCTTTATCTGAGACTCCTTGATAGAGCTCCGTTACTCCAAGTTCCCTGCACCTCTTTTCAACCTGCCATGAGTACCTTCCGCTAACTACTGAGACAATTAAACCTTCTTTTATTGCTCTAACAATTCCGTACCCGTCCTTCGTATTAAAGAACTTAACTTCCCTTCCAAAGGGATCGTAGGTAATAGTTCCATCAGTTAAAACTCCATCTACGTCAAGGATTAAGAGCTTTACCATAGGGGGAGCTCCTCCTCTGAAACTGGTCTAAAGCCCGTAAACTCAACGTTTACGTTAATGCATTTTACACAATTGAGGTGACATCCACAGAATACCCCGTAAGGGTTCCAGTGGACGTGGCCGTGGACTAAAAGGGAACAGTTATTCTCCTTAAGCTCTCTGGTAACTCTTTCCTGAAGTTCAGTGTATCTGTAAGTCCTTAAGTCTTTTGAGGGAAAGTGGCAAAGGAGAACCCTTTTTCCTCTAACTTCCAAAAGATAGGAAAAATCGTAGACCTCTTCAAAGAAAAGGTAAAGTTCCTCCTCTCTAAACCACCAGTCGTGGTTGCCCTTTATTAAAAATTTCCTTCCCGGAATGAAGCTCCACTTTTCAAGGAAACCTTCTGGCAACTTCCAGGCAAAATCACCAATTACGTATAAAGCATCATCTTCAGTTAAAACAGCCCGTAAGTTTTCTAATATTACGTCCTCAAACCCTTTCCTTCTCTTTAATGGATTTAGCTTAAGGATATTTGAATGAAAGAAGTGGCAGTCAGCTATAAAGTAGTTCATAAGAGAAATTATAAGGGGGCAGAGCCCCCAAAGGAAGATTACTCTGGATTATTACCTGGAAGTTGAGGAAGAACCCTTGCCTGGAGGGGAACTTCCCCTGTCATTGAACGGAGGAAGTCCGCAATCTTCTTAGCTTCAGAGTCTATTAACTTCTTACCTAGTTCTTTCTCGGCCATAATCTTAACGGCCTCTTCCAGACTGTTGACAGAACCGTCGTGGAAGTAAGGAGCAGTCACACCGACGTTTAAAAGCTGAGCAGTTCTGAACATGTACTTATCTGAGGCTTTCTTAGTTACTTTATACCTTCCAAGGTCCTTATTCCACTTAAATTTATGGAACTGGCCGTCTGAGAGAACCGGACCGTTGTGACAAGCAGTACATCCGTACTTAACAAACAGCTTCATGCCCTCCTTCTGTTCTTTTGTAAGGGCACTTTCATCTCCCAGTAGATACCTCTGGAAAGGAGAGTTTGGAGTTGTAAGTGTCCTTTCAAAGGCTGCAATGGCCTTGACTACGTTTGTGAAGTTAACGGGATCTGGATCGTTTGGAAAGGCTTTCTTAAACAGCTCAACGTACTCTGGAATAGCCTTTAACCTCCTAACAACTATTTCAGGAGTTGAGTTCATTTCAACGTGAGCCTGAAGTGGACCCTTTGCCTGTTCCTCCAGAGTAGGAGCTCTACCATCCCAGAACTGAACTCTCAAGAAGCCGGCATTTAGAGTTGTAGGAGCGTTCCTTCCTCCAGTTTTCCACTCATGGCCTATGGAGGACTTAACGTTATCATCTCCACCGAGGGCCAAGTTGTGACAGGTATTACAGGAGATGACTTTACTCCTTGAAAGCCTCGGGTCGTAGTAGAGCATCTTACCGAGTTTAACCTTTTCGGGAGTTAAAGGGTTATCGGCCGGAATTGGCGGAAGTGCTGGAAGGGGGGTAAAGAACTTCTTGTACTTAGCGTAAGGATCCTTTGAAGAGTCAGCAGTTTCTCTAAGTGCCTTCTTACCAATAGAGGACTTTCCGTAGAGCTCCGAAGCGGCCCTTCTAATACCAAGACCCCGAGGCATTTTACCTTCCTTTACGGCCTTCCTAGCGGCTGAGATAAACTCAGAAGAAGTTTCATATTTCTTTAGAAGTTTTTCTTTTTCTGGAGCAAGAACGCCGTTGTGACATCCGGCACAGTTTGTTTCCCAAACACCTGCACTTGCAGAGGAACCGATTAACATGACACCCGTCAGAATAGTTAAAAGTTTTTTCATTTCTCCCTCCTTTTAAAGAGCCAAGAGTTTCTAATAAAAAGTATAGTTCTTTTGCAAGAAATTTTCAACTAAGGAGGGAGAGGGCAATAGAAGTGGCATCTTCAGGACGCGAGAAGGGATAGACCGGAAGGTCAAGGAGCTTTTTTAAACTTTCATAGTTACTTCTAAAACTATCATCTTCCTTTCCGCAGGAATTTAAGATAACGCCCTCAACCCTAACGCCTTCATCTAGACAAACTTTAACAGTTAAAAGAGTATGGTTTATAACTCCAAGTCTGTTAAGAGCAACAATTAGAACGGGAAGGGAGAGCTCCTTAACCAAGTCAAGGTAGAGGTAGTTCCAGTTTATCGGTACCATAAGCCCCCCAGCCCCCTCAACTAAAAGGAAGGGATAGCGTTTTGAGAGCTTAAGGATTAGCTCCTTTATTTTATCAACGTTAATCTTTACTCCCTCAACATCGGCAGCAACAGAGGGAGCAGCAGGAGTTTTAAGGGAATAAACAGGCTTTAGGTAAACTCCAGAGGCTTTGGAAAGGAGCTCTGCATCCTGACACGAAGGCTGGCAACCTGTTTCAACAGGCTTAAAGCCAACAGCATCAACGCCAAGTTTTTTTAGAGCTTTTATCAGGGAAAAACTAAAGTAAGTCTTCCCTACGCCTGTATCAGTCCCTGTAATGAAGCATATAGACTTTGTGCGCATTTAAGCCTTTTTCCTTCTTTGATATTTCAGATTCCAAACGGGATAGCTCCTTTTCAACAAGATTAATAATACTTGAAATCAAAGACTTTATAGAGACAATTTCGTTTTCTCTCAATTCTAATAAGTCAAGATCTTTCGAAATCAACTCAAGTTCTTCTAAAAGCAAATCCAAATCTTTTTCGGAAAGTTCTCCTTGAGAAATCTTTTCAAGATGCTCTTTTAAAATCTCTTCAACCTTTCTTCTGGACAACTTCCTTAAATCCTTCATAAACGGGAGTTAAAACTTCTATAATCTCTTCTAAAGGCTTGGAATCGTTATGAGCATTTGCTCTTAAAAGTCTATCTAAGCAAAATGCATAAACTGCATCTAAGCTCTTTGCTATTTCTCCCCCATTTTCCATGTCCAAAGAAGCCTTTAAAATAACAATAACATCAGTCACTTTTGATAGAATCTCAGCCTTCTGTTTAACGTTACCTTCTTTTATGGCTAAAATAGCCAATCTTAACTTTTCCAAAAGCCTTTCGTAAACTTCAACTAATAACTCCTCTTTTGAAGAAGGTTCCGAGTCTAAAGAAGTGTACGCCTTCAAGTACGGATTCAAAGTTGCCTCCTTAACTAACCCTTTTTGTTAGTTTGTTGAGATAAAGAAGATGCAAAAGCCTCTATCCTAGTCTGTAAGGACTTCATATTAGAAAGGTAAGTTTCAAGGCGTGCAAACCTTAACCTTTCCATTTCAAGTTCTTTATTTATCATATCTTTCATAAAGGATATCCGGCTTTCTATTGAATCAATTCGCTCAGAAATAACATTTTCCTGTCTGGTAAAAGAAACATCATAAGCGTTTAAGTAGTTCTCTACCGTATCAGCCAAGGATTTAATCTTGTCAAAAATTTCCGGATTCTTAACGAAAGAATCAAAGGCCTCACTATTTAAAGCTAAGTTACCTTTTGTATCCTCAACTGTTCCTACAGCCTCTATTAAACCTAAAGAACCAAGCTGTGTAGATATCTCCCGGAAAAGAAAAGAGGTAATTGAGTAAAGAGAATACTCTCCCTCTAAAGGAGCTCCCTTAGCCGTTAGAGAATCTAAACCATTCTTTAAATCGTTGTATGCTTTAAGAAAATCCTCTAAGGCTGACTTAAGGGAAGAAAAGTCCTCTGTAACTGTTAAATCAGCAGTTCCTTTCCCCTTAAGGGAGATAGACAAGCCATCTACAACCTCTATTCCATCATTAACGGAGGAAGTAAACTCTACTCCATTGAGAAAAAATTTAGCATCCTGAGCGCTTATAGTTTCGTAAGTATCATCTGAACTCTCACTGAAAATCCCGTTATTGTCTAAAGTATCGTCTATACCAGTAATTCTATTGTTTAACCCCGTCTTTTCTGAAGTTATTAAAAGCTGGTAGTCGGGAGAATCGGAAGTTCCTAGATTTATAACAGTAGCTTTAATGCGGCCAGAAGCGTTAATTTCATCAGCAATTTCCCTTAACGACTTTCCATTATAATCAACTTTTAATGTTTTCTCTTCACCGTCATCCAGATATTTTATTATTAATGAACCATCTTTAGTTATAGGAGAGTCTAAATCCTTAATAGGTTCCAAAGTTCCAACTTTGTAAGTATTTGCTTGAGCTAGTTGGTTGACTTCTACTTTGTAAGTACCTTTTACAGGATTGCCATCAACAGTAGCAGTTACCACAGAAGTATCACTGGAAGAGACTGAAATTGTATTGTAAATGTCTGGATTTTCTAAAGAAGTTGCTTTATCTAAAAGGTCTTTCAGTAAAGAATGAACCTGAGAAATTGCCTGCTTTTTCGCTAATAAAAGTTGCTCGTTGTGCTGGAGCTGCCGAACTGGTAACATTTTAAGCTCGCGCATTTTATCCAAATAAGCCTGATAATCAAAATCTGAAGCTAAACCACTAATATAAAATTCTCCAGCCATTATTTCCCCTTAAGCTTTTTCTTGAAGTAAAAGGCCCGCTATTTCATCTAAATATTTGGCTATTTTTAAAACATACTCAGGTGGAATTTGCCTAATCACTTTATTAGTCTGTTTATCTATTACCTTTACAACAGTAATGTCCGTATCTTTATCTATAGTTATTTGAAGTTGGGTATTGAGCATAGAGAGCTTTTTTTTAAGCTCCTCTACTAACTTCTCTAAAACTTCCGGACTCTTCTCCAGCTCTTTAGCTAAATCTACTTGGGAATTTTGCTGCTGTGAACTATTTCTTACGTTTTGAATTTGATTAACATCAGTACTCTGAAGGTTCATCTGAATGGAAGCCTGAAGATTAGCAACCTGTTTTACTTCCATTTCTACCTCTTAAAATTAATTAAAGGGGGGATTAAATCCCCCCTTTAAGTTATTACCTGAGAAGCTGAAGGACAAGCTGAGGAAGCTGGTTGGCCTGAGCCAGCATAGCCATACCAGACTGCATAAGAGTCTGATACCTTGTGAACTCAGCCATCTCCTTAGCAAAGTCTACGTTTCTAATTCTTGATTCAGCTTCTCTAGTTTGAGTAGCTGCAAAGTTGTTGTTATCAATAATAGCCTGAAGGTTCTGTTGAATTGAACCTAACTTTGCTCTCATATTATCTACTTTCTTAATAGCTATATCTACCACCTTTATTGAAATTTCTGCATCTTCATTAGAAGTAACTTTCAGATCCGTAAGTTTCTGCAATTCCGAAGTACTAACAGCACTTACTCCTAGACCAGCCTCAATTCCTGTAACATCCCAACCGAAAGAATTTGAAGACAAGACTTTAAGATCTCCCACTTTCATAGCAGAACCAGTACCACCAGAAACGCTTCCTGTTGCTCCTTCCAATAAAGTCGATAAATCAACAGTAGTACCTGAACCCGCTACAACCTCTAATCCAATAGTACTTCCATCAGTAGAAAGGACTAACCTTTCTCCGCTTTTTGAAGCTGTTAGCTCAACACCTGCGTTTTGAGCTGCTGAGTTAATATCAGCGATTAGTTTATCCAAAGTAAGAGTAGTTCCTGAAGCGTAACTTAAAGTAATATCCGCACTGCTTCCGTTTTTGTTACCTATGTAAAACTTGATAGTTAAACCACTTGTACCAACAGAAATATCTGAGAAGTTGGTATCGGCAACGCTCTTATTGAAAGCCATAGCTTCTATTCCCTTTTCTTTTAGCTCTTCAGAACTGTTAATGTAATCTGCTAAGGCCTTTGCATCTACTGCTCCACCATCATTAAAGGCTCCTGATAAGTCTACACCTTCTATTTTTACTGTATCGTTGCTGCTATTATACGCATAACCAGTATTAGCAGTTAACAAATTAGCATAGCTCTTTGAAGCATCTGAAACTTTCCCTCCCTGACCGTTAAGCATAAAAGCACCTAAATCGTCAGCCTTTGCACTATCTATTGATATTGTAAGAGTTTGTTGGGCTCTAGCTCCGTAATGGATAGCCATATCCTGGAAACTTCCATCTAACAGCTTTATTCCGTTAAACTCAGAACTTGACGCTATCCTGTCAATAGCATCAACAAGCTTGTTAATATCCTCCTGAAGAGCGTTCCTTTCATTAGCATCATTTGTATCACTAGCAGCCTGTGAAGCTTTTGTATAGATCGTTACAAGCTTGTCATAAATCTGCGATAAAGAAGATTCAGCTATTTGAGAGGCAGAGATACCATCTTGAGCGTTTCTTACACCCTGATCAAGGGCGTTTGCAACAAGCTTAAGTTGATCAGCAATAAACAACCCAGCAGCGTCATCTTTAGCTGAGTTAATCCTATAACCTGTAGACAGCCTTTCTAATGCAGTATTAAGGTTCCTCTCTGTTTTTAATAAGTTTACATGGGTAAAATCTGCTTGATAATTGTAGTTAATCCTCAGAGCCATTTCATACCTCCTTTACTGTGGTTTTATTAGCATTATCGGAACCAGCCTCAATTTTTTTAGACTTTTGCCAACTTTCCTAAAGCTTGAAACATAGAAAAAAGAGAATGGTAGATATAGCTCGCTAGCCTCTCTCTTTCTTTATATTCCAAATTAGAGAAAAAGTTTTTTGCTTCCATATCAAATAGTAGAACATACCTAACAAGAATCAAATAAACATGGTAAGCCATATTATCAAGGAGAATAAATTTAAAAAAATCAGAAGAGGCAAGGGTCATTAATAATTCAAACGATTTAACTAAAGCTTCCAAATCCCCTTTTTTTGAAAACTTATTCAACATTTTTTGCCAAGAGTTTAAGCTTAAAAGAATCTCATTTAACTCTTCTTTAAAACTCCGTTTAACTTGAATCTCCATTTTGCTAATGGATTTAAAATAATTTCTAAAGGAACTTAAAACTATTTCCTTAGGCTTTTCTGAATTTTCTAAAGATGAAGTAACCTCGTCTAAGGTTATAGAAACTGTTCCATCAATAAAAACTCCATCTGATGTATTAATAACGTAAAAATTTGGGTATTTCTCTTTATAAAACGAAATCTGTTCCTCAAATACCTTCTTTGACATATAAAAGTCAGCAGGAGCCCAAACTTCCCCGCCAAAGTTTCCTTTAAGCCACTTACCCTGTCTTTCCGAAAGGATGTACTTATCAAAATCCGTATAAAACCTAGAGTGCAATCTATCCTCTATCTTAGTTCCCAAATCTACACCAACCAGAACGAATTTTCTAAAACCAAGCCTTACAAAGAAATCAAAAGCAAAATTAAGCACAGTAGGTGATGGGAAAAGCGGAGCAGAAATGCTTTCAGATAGACTGAACATATTTGCAAATCTTCCCAATCCGAAGAAAAATCCCCTTCCTCCTTCAAATTTATTTATGTAATTCCTATCTACTTCCGGAGAACCGAAGAATAGAACTTCCCTCAAAGCTCCTTTATTAGTTACTTCCCTTAGAAAAACCTTATCCATATTTTTCATAGGATCTATAG includes:
- a CDS encoding metallophosphoesterase, which gives rise to MNYFIADCHFFHSNILKLNPLKRRKGFEDVILENLRAVLTEDDALYVIGDFAWKLPEGFLEKWSFIPGRKFLIKGNHDWWFREEELYLFFEEVYDFSYLLEVRGKRVLLCHFPSKDLRTYRYTELQERVTRELKENNCSLLVHGHVHWNPYGVFCGCHLNCVKCINVNVEFTGFRPVSEEELPLW
- the fliD gene encoding flagellar filament capping protein FliD, whose product is MAGEFYISGLASDFDYQAYLDKMRELKMLPVRQLQHNEQLLLAKKQAISQVHSLLKDLLDKATSLENPDIYNTISVSSSDTSVVTATVDGNPVKGTYKVEVNQLAQANTYKVGTLEPIKDLDSPITKDGSLIIKYLDDGEEKTLKVDYNGKSLREIADEINASGRIKATVINLGTSDSPDYQLLITSEKTGLNNRITGIDDTLDNNGIFSESSDDTYETISAQDAKFFLNGVEFTSSVNDGIEVVDGLSISLKGKGTADLTVTEDFSSLKSALEDFLKAYNDLKNGLDSLTAKGAPLEGEYSLYSITSFLFREISTQLGSLGLIEAVGTVEDTKGNLALNSEAFDSFVKNPEIFDKIKSLADTVENYLNAYDVSFTRQENVISERIDSIESRISFMKDMINKELEMERLRFARLETYLSNMKSLQTRIEAFASSLSQQTNKKG
- the fliS gene encoding flagellar export chaperone FliS; its protein translation is MNPYLKAYTSLDSEPSSKEELLVEVYERLLEKLRLAILAIKEGNVKQKAEILSKVTDVIVILKASLDMENGGEIAKSLDAVYAFCLDRLLRANAHNDSKPLEEIIEVLTPVYEGFKEVVQKKG
- a CDS encoding KdsC family phosphatase, yielding MVKLLILDVDGVLTDGTITYDPFGREVKFFNTKDGYGIVRAIKEGLIVSVVSGRYSWQVEKRCRELGVTELYQGVSDKEEIYLHLKKKYSLSDSEVAAMGDDLPDIPILKKVGISGAPADAVPQVKVIVDFVSRKEGGKGAVREFIDYLLNREEE
- a CDS encoding flagellar protein FlaG; protein product: MEVKQVANLQASIQMNLQSTDVNQIQNVRNSSQQQNSQVDLAKELEKSPEVLEKLVEELKKKLSMLNTQLQITIDKDTDITVVKVIDKQTNKVIRQIPPEYVLKIAKYLDEIAGLLLQEKA
- a CDS encoding cytochrome c peroxidase; protein product: MKKLLTILTGVMLIGSSASAGVWETNCAGCHNGVLAPEKEKLLKKYETSSEFISAARKAVKEGKMPRGLGIRRAASELYGKSSIGKKALRETADSSKDPYAKYKKFFTPLPALPPIPADNPLTPEKVKLGKMLYYDPRLSRSKVISCNTCHNLALGGDDNVKSSIGHEWKTGGRNAPTTLNAGFLRVQFWDGRAPTLEEQAKGPLQAHVEMNSTPEIVVRRLKAIPEYVELFKKAFPNDPDPVNFTNVVKAIAAFERTLTTPNSPFQRYLLGDESALTKEQKEGMKLFVKYGCTACHNGPVLSDGQFHKFKWNKDLGRYKVTKKASDKYMFRTAQLLNVGVTAPYFHDGSVNSLEEAVKIMAEKELGKKLIDSEAKKIADFLRSMTGEVPLQARVLPQLPGNNPE
- the bioD gene encoding dethiobiotin synthase, which translates into the protein MRTKSICFITGTDTGVGKTYFSFSLIKALKKLGVDAVGFKPVETGCQPSCQDAELLSKASGVYLKPVYSLKTPAAPSVAADVEGVKINVDKIKELILKLSKRYPFLLVEGAGGLMVPINWNYLYLDLVKELSLPVLIVALNRLGVINHTLLTVKVCLDEGVRVEGVILNSCGKEDDSFRSNYESLKKLLDLPVYPFSRPEDATSIALSLLS